CGTAGCTTGGGCGTTCGAACCGTGTCACCAAACCCCGAATCGGGGGATACGCCAGGTGATCCCGCGGGCGCTCAGCGTCGCCGCGTGCCCACGCCCCTCAGACCCGGGTCGAAGGTCGCCCGGGCCGACACCGACGTGGCGGCCGCCGCCACCACGACGGCGGCACCCTCCTCGTGTCCTTTGGGAAAGACGATTTCGGCGCTGTCGGGCCCGTCGCGATGGGCCATCAGCCAGTCGTAGAGCAACCAGTCGACGGCACAGGCGACGGCAAGTGGGTCGGCATCGGGGCTGCGGGACGCGGCGATCACCGAACCGAGCGCATCCAGGTGTTCCCGGCGCGCGCCGTCCTTGTTCACCCCCGAGCTGTCGAACATCAACATCGACAGGGTGAGTGGGAATCGTTGTCCCGCTTCGGTGCGAACAACCCACCGGCCGCCCAGCCAGGGTCGTGCCGGATCCACCTGCCGCATCTCCCCGAAGCCGCCCACCACCCCGATCCCGGGTTCGTCGAGTTGGCCGTCGAACGGTGCCGGCCCCAGCAGGCCGAGCGGCTGCCGGGCCCGGATCGAGAACAAGGCGGCCGTCCCGATGATCTTGCCGGCGCGCAGGTCCGGTTCTACCCCAGCAGATTCGGACGCCTGCGCGTACTCGAGGCACAACCGATCCAGGGTGCGGTGCAGCTCGAGCAGATCGTCGCGTTCGGTCGCGTCCGCGGGTCCCCTTCCCCCGCCGAGCATTTCGCCAAAACGCTCGGCGGCGATGATCAACGCGTCATCGAGCGCCTCCAGGTGGGTGGCCACCAGCCGATCGGGCTCGTCGTCCGCCGCCGCCAATTGCGCAAGCGAGGTCGGTGCGCCGGCCGCTGTGGTCCAATAAAACCCGACCTGGCCGTCGACCTGGACGATGCGCGGCCTCACCGGCGCCGCCAGATCACGACCCGGTTGTTCCCCGAGTCCGCAACCGCCAAGCGGTCCCCGCACAGCGAAAGCCCGTACGGCCAGCACAGGGTGTCGCGCTGCACCGACGACCAGCGGTTTTCGCCGTTGGCCCCGAAGTGCGGCTGCGCCAGCACGTAGTCGGCAGGGCGGCCATCGGTGGGAACTCCGTCCCACAACAGAATTCGGTTGTTGGCGGTGTCCGCCACCGCCAGTCGTTCTCCGGCGAGACCGACCGCATAGGGGAACCGAAACCGGTCACCCGTGTGCGGACCGTACGGCCATTCCTGCGCACTGGCGAAATCCGGCTGTCCCGCCAGCACGTCGGCCGGAGCGTCGGAGCCGGGCGGGGGCGACCACCCCAGGATCCGGTGGTTGCCCGCGTCGGCAACCAGCAACAGATCTTCCCGTCCGGCGATGTCGTGCGGCCAGCGGAAGCTGGCCGGGCCGGGTTCCCCCGCCCGGTTTTCCTCCCGGTGAGAGGCGTCGGGTTGGCCGAGCACGACGTCAGCGGGCCGGCCCGGATCGGGAATCCCGCCCCGCCAGCCGAGAACGCGACGATTGCCGGTGTCGGCGACCCAAAAAATGCCGCCGACAATCGCGATCCCGAAGGGCCAGTAAAAGGACGCCGCGCAGCATTCGCCGCCCCCGTTGGGCTCCACCGAGGACGCGTCGGGTTGCCCCAACACGACATCCGGGGCGACGTCGGTGCACGCGGGAAACTCGTCCCAGACCAGGATGCGGTGATGCCACGCGTCGGCGACGACGAGCCGGCCGTCGTGCACGAGGACGCCGGTGGGCAGGTTCATGCCGCGTTCGGGCCCGCGGCCGCCGGCCGCGCGGCCCTCGGTCGACCCGTCCGGCTGGCCCAGCACGACGTCGGCCGGCTGCTCGTCGACCTGGGGGACGCCGTGCCACAACAACACTCGATGGTTCCCAGAGTCGGCGACCACCAGATGCTGATCGTCGAGGTATACCCCGCGCGGCGAATACATCCACGCCATGGTGGGTTCCGCCGCGGGAAGAGCCAGTCCGCCGGGGGCGGGTGCGCCCAGCCACACGTCGGGCGACCAGCCACCGGTGAGATCGAGATCGGGCACGGCCTCGACCCGCCGGGGTGGCGCAGTGACGTTGTGCCGGACCGTGTAGCGGCTCATCCGCGCACTCGGACCCAAACGTCTCCGTCGTCCACGCGCAGTGGCAATTGCTCGAGTTGCGCGCCGGGTGCGCTCAGGCATTCACCCGAGGACGCGTCGTAGCAGAAACCGTGCCAGGGGCAGGTGAGCGTCCCGCTGTCGGCGTCGAGGACGGCGTTGTCCAATGGCATTGCCTCGTGGGCGCATTCGTTGCGGTAGGCGGACAGCCGATGGTCGACACTCACAAGGATCACGTCGGCATGCTCGCCCGAATCTGCCGTCAGGCTGCGCACCGTCACGTCGCCGTCGGCCAGCCCGGAGGCCGGCCCGACCATGGCCCACCCGTCGCGCGCCGTGGCCGACCCGATGCGCAGGGCCTCGATCGGAATCAGCGTCGGCGACGGCTCGTTCGGCAGCACTTCGACCGCGCCGATCGCCGGCACGCCCTCGACCAGCGCCTGCTCGACAAGGTTCCGCAGAGTCGCCGAGGACATCGAACATCCGTTGCAAGCTCCTTCGAGCCGCACGTACGCGGTGCCGTCCTCGACCCGGACGAGGGTGACATCGCCCCCATGACTTTGCAACTGGGGCCGCACGGAGGCCAGCACCCGGTTGGCGTGGGTGACGGGGTCGGGCCGGATGATCTCGTGCAGGGAAAGCAACAGGTGCACCACCGGGTCGTCCACCAGCTCGAACAAGACCGCACGGGCGGCGTCGTCCGCGCGCATGCGGCGCACCATGGTCACCAGCCCGGCACGATGCACGGCCTCGAGTGCCGCCTTGAGCTCCTCGGCCACGGCCCGGGCCTTCGGGTCGAGGTCGGCCAGCGCCGCGACGGCGTCGTCAACCCGCTTGGCCAGTTCTTCGAGCCCGGGCTCGGATATCACGGTCATGCGAGTTCCCCGGAACGCGAAAGCGCCACCTGTCGGGCGATCTCGTCCAGCACGCCGCGCACCGCACGCACGGATTCGTTGTCCTGGTGCTCCTCGAACAAGAAACGCGCCTCGTACAACTTGGCCTTGGCCTGGTCGAAGATCCCGAGGTGGGCCAGCGCGTTGCCCTGGTTGGCCAGCACCCTGGCCCTGCCCAGTGGGTCGCTTTCGCGAGAGCGGGTCGCGAGCACGCCCTCGTAGAGTTCCACCGCTTCCACGAGGTTGTCGGCCTGGTGCTTGGACGGCGTGTACACCAGCGAGTTCGCGAGATTCAGCTGGACGCTCGCCCACTGCTCGGGGTAACGCTCGGGGGTGTAGACCTTCAGCGCCGAGCGCAGCGATTGCGCGGCAACCCCGAGACGCAACTGGCCGGACGCCTCCACCATCGGCATGGTCAGGTATGCCGTCGCCAGGTTGGCATGCGCCGACGCCCACAGCAGCGGCGCCTCCTCCCGCAACACCAGCTGGAGCGCGGAGTGATAGTGCGGTATCGCCTGCGCCAAGACTCCCGGATTGTCTTGGGCGCGTTCGTGTATCAGCCCCGCAATGGTGAGATGCAGCTCCGCCCGGGCGACGCGCAGACCGTCGGCGCCGTCGAGCAGACGCAGCGCTCGTTCCAGGCGCGGCTGGGCCGACGCGTCATCGGTGTCGCGGCCGATCGATCCGGCCGCCCCGATCAGCACACCTTCAAGGCATGACGACACTTCGGCGGCAGCTTCGGCGGCACGCATCAGCAGGGCGACCGCGGTCGCTGGGTTCCCCTGCGCCACAGCGTGACTGGCTTGCGCGGATAGCGCGACGGCGGCAAGCTCCCCGGTGGCGTCGTCGGCCTCGGGCGGCATGTCGCGTGCGCCGATGGTGAACAACACGAGGTCTACCAGCACACCGAATTCGCCGAGATCGGCGCGCAGCCGGTCCGTGTCGACGCCGTCGGGCTGCAGCACGAACCGGTTGTATCGGGTGACGGGGTCGTCGGCGCTCAGCTGAGCCAACGCCGCGTCGACGTCGCCGGAAAGGGCGAGCTCGTGCGCACGCAGCCCTTCCGGCCAGGCGGCGGGTTCGTTCCCCTCCAGCAGCGTCGAACGCACCGCGTCGTTCTCCTCGCCGGCGGGGATCAGCAGATACCCCAGCGGCAGGGGGAACGCGCCGAGCGGCTGCGGTCTGGCGGCCACCGCGGCGATGGGGTTGACCTCAGCGGCGGTGGTCATGGGTCTCATCCATTGAGTGGTCCTCGGATATTGCGTTCGGCGGCGCGCTTGATCAGGCCAGCCGAAAGCTCGGCACGGCGTTTGGTGGGGTGACCGTCGATCCGCTTGCGCACCACGCCGTCGGCGAACACCACGACGATCTCGACGAACCAACGGCCGCGTTCCTCGACCACGACGGTCTGAACGTCCAGCGCCTCGTCGGCCGAGCTGTCGGCGCGTACGACCGTCGGGGGCCGCTCCGGTCGCCCGCCGTCCGTCGGCCGCTCAGCCATCAGTATCACCCCGGCGGCTCCCGCCGGCCACGCAACGAAATCCGTAGCGACTTGGTTGCATCGTCCCAGGATGCACCAGCGACGCCCGAAATTGCGCGGTCGGCGATCACCTCGCGGATCAGCAGCGAACGGTCACCCGCCGGGTTGCGCTGTTTCAGCAGCAGTCCGCCGCTGCGCGGGCCTCGCAGCGGGATCAGCCACAGGTCGCCGTCGCGGACGACGGCGGCCACCGCGTCGGAAGGGAATCGACTGGCCGCCAACGCGGCATCCAGCCGCAGGTAGCCGTCGGCGGTGAATTCGACGGTGGTCTCCGAAGCGGCGGCCGGCCTCAACGCGGCCAGGTGGTCAGCCTCGATCCGGTCGATGACCAGCTCCAGAGCGGCCAGTACCGGCGCGGACAGGTCGGCACCCAACTCCACGCCCTCGACCTCGATCAGGTAGACGGTGATATCGGT
This genomic window from Mycobacterium saskatchewanense contains:
- a CDS encoding NHL repeat-containing protein; translated protein: MSRYTVRHNVTAPPRRVEAVPDLDLTGGWSPDVWLGAPAPGGLALPAAEPTMAWMYSPRGVYLDDQHLVVADSGNHRVLLWHGVPQVDEQPADVVLGQPDGSTEGRAAGGRGPERGMNLPTGVLVHDGRLVVADAWHHRILVWDEFPACTDVAPDVVLGQPDASSVEPNGGGECCAASFYWPFGIAIVGGIFWVADTGNRRVLGWRGGIPDPGRPADVVLGQPDASHREENRAGEPGPASFRWPHDIAGREDLLLVADAGNHRILGWSPPPGSDAPADVLAGQPDFASAQEWPYGPHTGDRFRFPYAVGLAGERLAVADTANNRILLWDGVPTDGRPADYVLAQPHFGANGENRWSSVQRDTLCWPYGLSLCGDRLAVADSGNNRVVIWRRR
- a CDS encoding hydrogenase maturation protease, which encodes MGSAKAPDDLEPRGCAVLVVGCGNLLRGDDGVGPVLVRHLWERGVPEGARLVDGGTAGMDVAFQMRGAQRVVIVDAAATSSAPGTIFKVPGAELADLPPLQGLHTHSFRWDHAIAFARWALGDDCPTDITVYLIEVEGVELGADLSAPVLAALELVIDRIEADHLAALRPAAASETTVEFTADGYLRLDAALAASRFPSDAVAAVVRDGDLWLIPLRGPRSGGLLLKQRNPAGDRSLLIREVIADRAISGVAGASWDDATKSLRISLRGRREPPG
- a CDS encoding NifU family protein, whose amino-acid sequence is MTVISEPGLEELAKRVDDAVAALADLDPKARAVAEELKAALEAVHRAGLVTMVRRMRADDAARAVLFELVDDPVVHLLLSLHEIIRPDPVTHANRVLASVRPQLQSHGGDVTLVRVEDGTAYVRLEGACNGCSMSSATLRNLVEQALVEGVPAIGAVEVLPNEPSPTLIPIEALRIGSATARDGWAMVGPASGLADGDVTVRSLTADSGEHADVILVSVDHRLSAYRNECAHEAMPLDNAVLDADSGTLTCPWHGFCYDASSGECLSAPGAQLEQLPLRVDDGDVWVRVRG
- a CDS encoding tetratricopeptide repeat protein; protein product: MTTAAEVNPIAAVAARPQPLGAFPLPLGYLLIPAGEENDAVRSTLLEGNEPAAWPEGLRAHELALSGDVDAALAQLSADDPVTRYNRFVLQPDGVDTDRLRADLGEFGVLVDLVLFTIGARDMPPEADDATGELAAVALSAQASHAVAQGNPATAVALLMRAAEAAAEVSSCLEGVLIGAAGSIGRDTDDASAQPRLERALRLLDGADGLRVARAELHLTIAGLIHERAQDNPGVLAQAIPHYHSALQLVLREEAPLLWASAHANLATAYLTMPMVEASGQLRLGVAAQSLRSALKVYTPERYPEQWASVQLNLANSLVYTPSKHQADNLVEAVELYEGVLATRSRESDPLGRARVLANQGNALAHLGIFDQAKAKLYEARFLFEEHQDNESVRAVRGVLDEIARQVALSRSGELA